TGACCCGGCATATTTTAGAATGGGCTAAAAAAGATAATTATGCTCAAACCAGATCATTTCCAAAATACAGTATTCAAAAAGATCCTGCAACATGGAAACCGACTCCCCCCGCATACATGGATGCAATAGAGCCATCCTGGAATAAGATACGTCCTTTTGTGATAGATTCTGCACAACAATTCCAGCCGCCCTTTCCGACCAAAGTGGATATGACTAATAAAAACAGTCCGTTTTATCTGGAAGTCATGGAAGTTTATAATGCTGTTAAAAATTCAAATAATGAACAAATTGAAATCGCCAATTTTTGGGACTGCAATCCATATAAACTTAATGTCACCGGACATGTGATGCATGCAACGAAAAAAATTACTCCGGGAGGACATTGGATCAATATTGTAGGTGTTGCTTGTAAAATGAAAAAGGAAGACCTTCAAACTGCTGCAAAAGCTTATGCTTTAGTCTCCATTTCATTGGCTGATGGATTTATAAGTTGTTGGGATGAAAAATACAGAAGTAATTATGTACGACCTGAATCCATTATAAATGAGTATGTGGATCAAGAATGGATGCCTTTGTTACAGACACCTCCATTTCCGGAGTACACAAGCGGCCATAGTGTCATTTCATCCGCATCTGCGGTGGCAATGACATACTTATTTGGTGATAACTTTGCTTTTGAAGATGATACAGAAATTGAGTTTGGACTACCAGCCAGAAAATTTAATTCTTTCTATCATGCATCTGACGAGGCTGCAGTTTCCAGGCTGTATGGGGGCATTCATTTCAGACCGGCTATCGATAACGGCGTCAAACAAGGTAAGGCCTTAGGACAATACATTGTAGAAAAACTTAAGATTTAGACACAGTAAATATTTGATCTTTATGAAAGTCAGTGCATTTCTGATTTATTTTTTTGCATTATTTTTGTTTCTGAGCCAAACAGCTTGTGTATCACTTACCGGCTATCAGGATGGAAGGTCTGTGGGGAAAGGTAATCTAGAACTGGTTACATCTTTAAATTTTGCCGGTAGTCCTGAAATAAGAAATGATGAAGTAAATTTCAGTTCTGACATACTGTTTTTCAGATTTATTCATTTTGAAGGCAAATTAAGGTATGGTTTAACTGAAAAATTAGACATTCTTTTCAGACAGAACACTAATTTTAATACTGCTTTAGGTTTTAAATATCAGTTGTCAGGAGATAGAAATAGTGAATTTGCAAACGGAATGAGTGCAGAGATCGGATCATTTGGTTTTATATCCAATGCTGGTAATTTTCAATTAGCAACTCACCATAGTTACCATCCTTCCGAGCGTCATACTTTATATTTAAGTCCTAAATATATTCACCAATTTAAGGAACTGCTTGGAAATGGTTCTCTCTCATTTCTCGGAGCTAATATAGGATACATGACCGGTGGAAAACATAAATTAGTCATAGACTTTGGATTGTTTAATGTGAGTTCTTCAACAAAAAATTCAGTGTTGCTTACAACTTTCGGTGTCGGGGGCAGATTTTCATTTCTGAAAAACTAAAACGCTCTGTTAATAAAAATGAACGTATCATTGTTGTTTTTGTGGTGTTCGTATAAATAATAGTCTTAAATAAGGTTGCCAAACGGATATAGGTTTATATTTGCAATTATTTTTAAACTTTAAATTATATGTTCATGAAAACAAAATTGACATTATTAGTTGCACTTTTTGTGCTTAGCTTTTCAGGTATTCAGGCGCAGGAATACAATACGGCTGTAGGTTTAAGATTAGGTTACCCGACAGCTTTAACAGGTAAAAAATTCATTTCTGACAGAAATGCTATTGAAGCAATAGTTGGTTTCAGATCATTTTCTGGTTTTTCGTATATTGGAATTACAGGATTATATCAGGTTTATAACCCTATTCAGAGTGTGGAAGGTTTGAGTTGGTTTTATGGTGGTGGTGCCAATGTTTACCTTTATTCATTTAAATCTTCATTTGTGGGAGATTCAGGCTCTAACCTGTCACTAGGTTTGGCAGGTATAATTGGTTTGGACTATAAGTTTAAAGATATTCCTTTAAATTTAAGTTTGGACTGGTTGCCTATATTTTCTCTTACAGGATATGGAAATGGTTTTGGTGCAGATTCTTATGCATTATCTGCAAGATATGTCTTAAACTGATTTTAAATTCATTTCATTGAAATTAAAAAGGGGTGACAATTGGTTTTGTCATCCCTTTTTTTAGTGTGCCCAGCATGGGTAATAACTTGGAGGTGAAAGTCCTCTGTGGGCTTGGTAGTAGGAACCACTAGCCAAGAGCAAGGGTGTCGTGGGTGACTGCGAATCTGAAAGAAGCTGGCGGCAAAATCTCGGCCTGACGGACAGAAACTGAATATAAGGCTTACTTAGAACGGACGAGTTTGCTAAACAAAACAAAGTCCTATACTACCCGAGTTCTAAGGAGTAAATTCAGCAGGTATATGAGATGAAGGTTATTATTCTTACCTGGGGAGATCTGTATATACGATACGGATAATTTTTTTTTTAGAAGTATCAACCTACATAGTGATATGTGGCTGAATGTACAGAAGTCAGCAGACGTCATAGTACTGGAGTGGTACGTTAGCACTACGAAAGGAAGGACAGAACGCAAAGAATCTATAAATTTTGTAATCTCATGACAGAGCGTAGAAAGCAGACAAACTTGGGGGACAAGGAATCCACAATGGAAGTAGAGATGGAATCTCAAGGTAAGTTGGGAGAGCCTAGCTATGTTGCGGCGAGAACAGAAGGAAGAGATGAGAACAGTAAGCATCATGGACTGCTTGAGAAAATACTATCACGAGAGAATATGAATCTGGCATATTTGCGAGTGTTAGAAAATGGTGGCAGCTCGGGCATTGATAAGATGGAAGTAAGCGAAATGCTAAAATATCTTAAAGAACACGGGAGTACACTAAAAGAGCAGTTAATGACAGGCAGGTATAAGGCACAAGCAGTAAAACGAGTGGAAATACCGAAACCAGATGGTGGGGTAAGGATGTTGGGGATACCAACAGTAATAGACCGTATGATACAGCAAGCGATAAGCCAAGTACTGACACCGATATACGAAGAAGGATTTTCAGATAGTAGCTACGGCTTCAGACCCAATCGGAATGCACACCAAGCGATATTAAAAGCGAAGGAGTACATAGAAAGTGGTAGGAAGTATGTAGTAGATATTGATCTGGAAAAGTTCTTTGATCGGGTTAATCATGACAAATTGATGTATCTGCTATCA
The genomic region above belongs to Saprospiraceae bacterium and contains:
- a CDS encoding vanadium-dependent haloperoxidase — translated: MKGFVLILLLLFSMACKQSITVYTETEEDVQIFHQSVKALTDVIVHDIFSPPVASRIYTYASIAAYETAISDSINKGRTLAGRIVHLDSSPLPETKSVYCIPLSTTLAFLNTGKTLIFSEDKIQEQVDQVLNYYKSKGVDKKTIRNSVEFADKMTRHILEWAKKDNYAQTRSFPKYSIQKDPATWKPTPPAYMDAIEPSWNKIRPFVIDSAQQFQPPFPTKVDMTNKNSPFYLEVMEVYNAVKNSNNEQIEIANFWDCNPYKLNVTGHVMHATKKITPGGHWINIVGVACKMKKEDLQTAAKAYALVSISLADGFISCWDEKYRSNYVRPESIINEYVDQEWMPLLQTPPFPEYTSGHSVISSASAVAMTYLFGDNFAFEDDTEIEFGLPARKFNSFYHASDEAAVSRLYGGIHFRPAIDNGVKQGKALGQYIVEKLKI